One window of Drosophila busckii strain San Diego stock center, stock number 13000-0081.31 chromosome 3L, ASM1175060v1, whole genome shotgun sequence genomic DNA carries:
- the LOC108599315 gene encoding tctex1 domain-containing protein 2: MSEPNVKKSNLKDRDRYSTRSLESRQGISIIGSDGSGLVVDDDADTKSLHPEALPARDVTITNAYNIGPAFGCKFPVPHIRYMIDRVLYDKLRGKTYTAADAVKWVREVADDVNLKMKGYCVQPRYKHVVNVIIYQQNGAGCFYGARAIWDLLTDDYAMTTFNGNTFMCIVTVFGVYQY; encoded by the exons atgtcaGAGCCGAATGTGAAGAAGTCGAATTTAAAAGATCGTGATCGATATTCTACACGCTCTTTAGAGAGCCGCCAGGGTATCTCAATCATAGGCAGCGATGGATCTGGTTTAGTAGTCGATGATGATGCAGACACCAAGTCACTGCATCCAGAAGCTTTGCCGGCTAGAGATGTAACCATTACCAATGCGTATAACATAGGCCCAGCATTTGGGTGCAAGTTTCCTGTACCCCATATACGCTATATGATTGATCGTGTTTTATATGACAAGCTACGCG GCAAAACTTACACCGCCGCCGATGCCGTTAAATGGGTGCGTGAAGTGGCCGATGATGTTAACTTAAAAATGAAGGGTTATTGTGTGCAGCCGCGTTATAAGCATGTGGttaatgtaattatttatcaGCAAAATGGTGCTGGTTGTTTCTATGGCGCCCGCGCCATATGGGATCTACTAACTGATGATTATGCTATGACTACTTTTAACGGTAATACTTTTATGTGTATTGTCACTGTGTTTGGTGtttatcaatattaa
- the LOC108598930 gene encoding DDB1- and CUL4-associated factor 13, producing the protein MKVKMISRNPDNYVRETKLQQHKIPRNYDPALHPLEGPREYVRALNATKLDRVFAKPFICNLSGHRDGVACFGKHPKLLSTMATGAYDGEVRIWDLANRTSMRSFVAHDGFVRGMAYAKNGNCLFTVGDDKTIKVWASKQPEEGEEESPVNTILSRHLLHGISHNRKDNSFATCGEVCAIWDEEHNDPIKTLKWGVDTLHTISYNPVETNVLACCASDRSIILYDQREAQPLRKVVLTMKSNKLAWNPMEAFNFTVANEDCNLYTFDTRKLSAPLKVHFDHVSAVTDVDYSPTGKEFVTASYDKTVRIYHAHQSHSRDIYHTKRMQHVVCIAWSLDNRYIFSGSDEMNIRMWKANASEKLGVIRPRERANFNYQEAIKEKYAAHPQIKRIARHRQVPRHVLNAQRKMRAVKDKELLKEANVRKHSKKGKVPFVSEKKKHVLRQDV; encoded by the exons atgaAGGTGAAAATGATAAGTCGCAACCCGGACAACTATGTCCGGGAGaccaaactgcagcagcacaaaa tACCCCGAAACTATGACCCGGCCTTGCATCCATTGGAGGGCCCTAGAGAATATGTGCGGGCATTGAATGCCACCAAGTTGGATCGAGTGTTTGCCAAGCCGTTTATATGCAACTTGAGTGGACATCGCGATGGCGTCGCCTGCTTTGGGAAACATCCCAAATTGCTGTCCACAATGGCCACGGGCGCCTATGATGGCGAGGTGCGCATCTGGGATTTGGCTAATCGCACCAGCATGCGCAGCTTTGTGGCGCATGATGGATTTGTGCGTGGTATGGCCTATGCGAAAAATGGAAACTGTTTGTTTACAGTGGGCGATGACAAGACAATTAAAGTGTGGGCCTCAAAGCAGCCAGAAGAGGGCGAGGAAGAATCGCCAGTCAACACTATACTGAGTCGACATTTACTACATGGTATATCTCACAATCGGAAGGATAACAGCTTTGCCACCTGCGGTGAGGTCTGCGCTATTTGGGATGAAGAGCACAACGATCCTATAAAGACTCTCAAATGGGGCGTGGACACGTTGCATACTATATCATATAATCCTGTGGAGACAAATGTTTTAGCATGCTGCGCCAGTGATCGCAGCATTATACTCTACGATCAACGTGAAGCTCAACCGCTGCGCAAGGTGGTGCTGACCATGAAGAGCAACAAGCTTGCCTGGAATCCCATGGAAGCGTTCAACTTTACAGTCGCCAATGAGGATTGCAA CTTGTACACATTTGATACGCGCAAGCTGTCGGCACCACTCAAGGTGCACTTTGATCATGTCTCCGCTGTGACGGACGTGGACTACTCGCCCACGGGCAAGGAGTTTGTTACGGCCAGCTATGATAAAACTGTACGCATCTACCATGCACATCAAAGTCATTCCCGTGACATTTATCACACCAAACGCATGCAGCATGTTGTCTGCATTGCTTGGTCTCTGGATAATCGCTACATATTCTCTGGCTCCGATGAAATGAATATACGCATGTGGAAGGCTAACGCCTCAGAGAAGTTGGGCGTTATACGTCCACGTGAGCGAGCCAACTTTAACTACCAGGAGGCGATTAAGGAAAAGTATGCTGCACATCCGCAAATCAAACGCATTGCACGTCATCGCCAAGTGCCGCGTCATGTGCTCAATGCACAGCGGAAGATGCGCGCCGTTAAGGATAAGGAGCTGCTCAAGGAAGCCAATGTGCGCAAGCACTCCAAGAAGGGCAAGGTGCCTTTTGTTAGCGAGAAGAAAAAGCATGTGCTACGCCAAGATGTTTAA
- the LOC108598863 gene encoding sugar transporter SWEET1 has protein sequence MDALSDLLEPYSDAIGKVAGTITTLQFLSGAALINDIRKKGCSDVYPVGPFLGGIVLCVLSIKLGMIMGDQTMLKVNVIGFAISSIYMVGFYYYASSENKTKLWSKIGYVTLFLLACIAYANFEDPAQIEFRLGMLITSILIWLVGSPLLAIPKIIEKKCTEGMPFPIIFAGQLVSTAWMLYAISIRNNVMVFQNLFLWILGAVQLSMFALYPNTPAPKSPAAKKAGKKDSKKDK, from the exons ATGGATGCACTAAGTGACTTATTGGAGCCCTATAGCGATGCTATAGGCAAAGTAGCCGGTACAATAACAACACTGCAGTTTCTATCGGGAGCTGCACTCATCAATGATATACGTAAAAAAGGCTGCAGCGATGTCTATCCCGTGGGCCCATTTCTGGGCGGTATTGTGCT CTGCGTCCTGAGCATTAAGCTGGGCATGATAATGGGCGATCAGACAATGCTTAAAGTCAATGTAATTGGCTTTGCCATTAGCTCCATTTACATGGTTGGCTTCTATTATTATGCTTCCAGCGAGAATAAGACAAAACTTTGGTCTAAAATAGGCTATgtgactttatttttattggccTGCATAGCCTATGCGAACTTTGAAGACCCCGCACAAATCGAATTCCGTCTGGGCATGCTCATAACCAGCATATTGatttggttggttggttcTCCATTGCTTGCAATACCCAAGATTATTGAAAAGAAATGCACCGAAGGCATGCCGTTTCCTATAATATTTGCGGGTCAACTTGTGTCCACAGCCTGGATGCTATATGCCATCTCCATACGTAATAATGTTATGGTG TTCCAGAATTTGTTCCTGTGGATATTGGGCGCCGTACAGTTGAGTATGTTTGCGCTTTATCCCAATACGCCTGCTCCCAAATCGCCAGCAGCCAAGAAGGCTGGTAAGAAGGATAGCAAAAAAGACAAATAA
- the LOC108599036 gene encoding deubiquitinase OTUD6B, producing the protein MSVEVTDLEIRLGEASLEDVASRHRRERKELQAKLQAMKKNAPKNNKTKRKEFLEEMARLESELEQRHKTELLEKSETAVVEAVPEQPTTKATPVEGDDDNEDDDEPVNNQRLSKAQKRRNKKEREARERAQEIRVELENAALQPSPKLIELQQITNALKTRHLLLHSIPSDGDCLYGAVRHQLQVNALPPHSIEELRTETANYVRAHKDSLSCYMTHPDTGDLLNDAEFDKYCKDIADTHAWGGHIELKALSSLLRVPIEVIQAEGPPTLLGQDEFGGAPLVICYHRHIYQLGAHYNSTLPIEED; encoded by the coding sequence atgtcagtCGAAGTAACAGATTTAGAAATTCGCCTGGGTGAGGCAAGTCTAGAAGATGTCGCAAGTCGTCATCGGCGCGAGCGCAAAGAGCTGCAGGCAAAATTACAAGCAATGAAGAAGAATGCGccgaaaaacaacaaaactaaacgCAAGGAGTTTCTGGAAGAGATGGCACGGCTAGAGAGCGAACTGGAGCAGCGTCACAAGACGGAATTATTGGAAAAGAGCGAAACAGCAGTTGTGGAAGCTGTGCCAGAGCAACCCACAACTAAAGCAACGCCTGTTGAGGGCGACGATGATAATGAAGATGACGACGAGCCGGTAAACAACCAGCGTCTTTCCAAAGCTCAAAAGCGCCGCAACAAGAAAGAACGTGAGGCACGCGAACGTGCGCAGGAAATACGCGTGGAACTGGAAAATGCAGCACTGCAGCCATCACCAAAGTTAATTGAGTTGCAGCAAATTACAAACGCGTTGAAAACCCGGCATCTCCTGCTCCACTCAATACCCTCCGATGGCGATTGTTTATATGGCGCCGTGCGCCATCAGCTGCAGGTGAATGCATTACCGCCGCACAGCATTGAAGAGCTGCGCACTGAGACTGCCAACTATGTGCGGGCACACAAGGACTCGCTGAGCTGCTACATGACGCATCCGGACACTGGGGATCTGCTCAATGATGCAGAATTTGATAAGTACTGCAAGGATATAGCCGACACGCACGCCTGGGGTGGTCATATTGAGCTCAAGGCGCTCTCTTCTCTACTGCGCGTGCCCATTGAAGTTATCCAAGCTGAGGGGCCTCCCACGCTGCTGGGCCAGGACGAGTTTGGTGGAGCGCCTTTGGTGATTTGCTATCATCGTCATATCTATCAGCTGGGCGCTCATTACAACTCTACGCTGCCAATAGAGGAGGATTAA